The window AGTGAAGTGAGAGATGGAGCATGCACTATGCACTATCCTGATTTCCATGCTTGAAGACATAGTTTACCACATTGAGGATTGGGTTTGGGTTTAATGTTTCATTCTGCTACTGCACATTCAAATAGGTTGTTGATtttgcaaaattttgaaattgtttcaTGGAATGGGCAATAATATTTCTTATTGATATCAACTGCATTTCAACAGGACTTGTCTAGCGTTTCtgatcattttcatttcaagcATTTGTTCCATGCTGTTTGAATTTGTAAGTAAAGGACCTTTTAAGGCTTCTATCTTGAGCTGCTGTTCTTTAGAGTTTGTGAATCCACATAGGCTTTATCCTATGTCTTTTCCCAAAGTTTTGGCCCATTGCTAACCTGACGGTTGTTGTATGTaacttttattatcttttacgctatattttttcattaaataatcTCAGCAATGCTTATTTGAAGTGTGTTGAATGACATTTCCGAATGTTTGCCTTCTTTGCAGTCTGGGATCTGCTCAAGTGTCTCATCAAACATCATATTCTTCTTCATTGCGCTCATGAATAATCTCTCTTCATGCTTTAATTCAGCAAAGCAACTCATCTTGAGCAGCATGTCAGCAGCCCTTGTCAACTACCAATTGTACTTCAGGAACACAGTGCATTGCCTAGAATACATTCAGAGGACGTATAAGATTGGAGGACAGGCTTTTCCCCTATCATTTGATCAGGAACAGGGTGCACTGCTTAGAGCGTGTGTCCTTGCATTATCTGGAGTAAATCACCTATGTTGGCAAATCATGTTGTATAGTAGTATTTGAACCGCAACACACAATAAACATAGCAGCCCAAGCAATTAGAACTTGAGATATCAATTTGGAGGTCTAGAGTTTGAATTCAGAATCAGAAGACGTTCCCTTCCATAGTTCCACTAGTAGTCCAAAATTACTTGCattccaaaaagaaagaagtgagAAGACCTTCATGCATGTATCTCCTCTTTAATCATCTTTTCCGATTTCCATTAATGGGATGAGATTTAAATATTGTAGTGTCGAAGAAGGTTCAGATTAAGAagaatttttctcttttataaaTCAATACAGTTGCATAAATTAACGAGTTAGAATATTACGAATTTCATATCAATCATAAATGAGATTAATTTCAGGacatatttttgtttgtttgtattatttatgtatatgtttaaatatttacaaatgaaggaaaattgttgaattttttttgtatggattgcgaaaagaaattcaaaagaaacagAGAAATCGTCACTTCTAGTattaatttttctccaaaattagAATGAGATTATATAACAGAATTTACGTAATTAactgaatatatatataaatcctTTCACAGacacataaatttttatgctcttgtattatttgaaaataagttTCTATACGTCATCTTAAATGTAATTACATTTCTACGTAGTAAACACACTAACATAAAATTTTGCCGTACAAATGATGACGTGGCCATCTTTTATGTATGCAGTCTGTTGCACTCTATAGTCTTCTCTTTACACATTTGTCCTTCCTTACTCTGTTCTAAAGATTTCTTCAGAATTCAATTTCTTCTAGCAAAGGTAcggcctttttcttttcactttttttcttttatttttaattcatcCTTTGATTCCTTCCCCAAATAAAAACCTTGACCctcttattatttttcttttccctatTTTTTCCAACTTCTTAATTAATTGAGGGTTTTTTACAGTCGgatgtttttccttttttagggtttttagAATTATAGATTGTTTAGTATATATCTGGAGTGATATTTATATACAAGTGCATATAAAAATGCATAATTGAATGAGTAAGCTGAAATTAAAGacatttaaatgaaattttgaattttgaaatttaattgtGTAGAACAGATGGAAAGGTCTGAATGTCTGTCATCTCTTACGTACAAAGGCTCAATTCCTGAAGCAATTCTTGAAGCTAAAAACCAGAAGAAACTTTTTGTGGTTTACATTTCAGGTaggttttcttcttcatttgatctcctttttcttttccatattAGTAAATGCAAGCGCTTTTTATTTAGTAAGTGTTAATTTAGGTACCGTGACCGATAAACactaattttgttgttttattgttttatagtttatgattaataattttgttattaaaaaaaatttcaggtGATGATGCTGAGTCAAAAAACCTGGAGGATTCAACATGGACTGACCTAAaagtatttcttttattaatgcttttaattttaaagttttttcaCCTCAAATAGAGTTGGTTCTTCTGATATTGTTCCCTGTATTTTAACATGGTTGATTCAGGTGAAAGAGTCATTGTCAAAGTATTGCATTCTATTGCATATCCAAGGAGGAAGCGCCGACACTGCAAATTTTTCTGCCATATGTATCCTGAGTACAAATTATATTGTTCTCTTATAGTTACTCTAAAATCTACATTCTAGGAGTTTTGGCCTTTCCATATAGATGTTAAGGGGATTTTTGAACTATGGCACCAAGGAATAATTCTGATAGTTAACATGTTGGCTCTCTTAGGTTGTTCTTGGTAGAAAAGAACAGTTGGAAGATGAAAAGTAGCTGGtggaaaaagggaaagaaagcaTTTTTGCaccttttgatttatttttctaactGTCCTACCCAGCACAATAGTTTCTGTGtttcctttgatttttctatCTTTCCAAACTTTATGTCACTGCACTTTTCCATAGCATTTCCTACTAATACAGCACATTCGCCTCCCACCAAAAAATAAGGGGGAAACCATGATACTTCATTCCATTGTATATAGAACCTGTAGCTGTTATATGATATGAGGTTGAGTTCCCATGTGTACCATTTCAATGACCACTATAATGTGCATGCTAGATTACACTTGTTTGAGTTGGTTTTTCTTGTTTACCATTGTTAGTATTCGTTATCAGTTTCAAACGAGAGAACAAATCCTTGCATCAACATAATACAGACCCGCAGAAATCTGTCCCTTGCATAACAGCTATTGGATACAATGGTGTCCAAGCTTGGCAAAGTGGTACTGGAATTTCTTCTTacttaaaacttttttctttttcttcttttcggATAAAGCATGTAATATGTACGGAAAgttgttctaaatagtcagttttcttcttttggtgGAACTCTTCCAGAAGGGTCTGTCAGTGCTGAAGTTCTGGCATCCAGTTTAGAGAAGGCATGGCTGAGTCTTCATATCCAGGTATGCTGGTGATATTTGAATTTAGGACTATTATCCAGTTAGTAAAGACATGGCCGATGCTCGTTTACCACATTCAGTTTATGATTTTGGATTTCTTAACATTCTTATTTTTGTCTGGTTGAAATTGCAGGAAACAACTGTAACAGTCCTAACTGCTGCCCTTGCTTCAAAGAAATATGAAACATCTACTTCTGGGGCTTCTACTGTTAGGCAGTCTGAGCATGGAAGTTCTTCAAGTAATTCTGTTCCATCAAGCACAATGAACGAGAGGTCCTTGGGGTCTAAATCTGCAGTTAGTTCTGGGGTGATAGAGGAAAATTTTGTTAGTGAGAACACAGTTAAGGTAAATTTTAATGCTGGCTGCCTTGATAagtatttctaaatttttttggaCCATGGAAGTGTCGGGGGAGGGAGGGCACTTGGACTTGAACCTAGGCTGTGGTGCCAAATCAAAGAGCTTGTTACCTCCAGGTCAAAAGGCAAGTACTTTAGAAGTTTAAAAACTTTACCTGATGTAGgctattttttaattacattGCAGGAGAAAAATGCTGAATCAGTTGACAAGGGTAGTTCGGAATCATTTAGCACTGACAACTTAGCTAATGTTGTGGATGAACAAGGTGATGCTTCCAATGAAGCAACCAGAACAATGGCTAGTTCTATCACAGTAGGTCCAGCAGTTTCTGTATCTGAGAATACATCCTCTCCTCCTGAAGATGGTTGTCTCATCCCAGTAAAGGGCATCAATAATCAGGCAAGTGTAAGTTCACCAGTGAGTGCAGCAGAAGCAGAGGAAGCTGTGCAACATGAAAAGGACAAAGGCATAAATGACAAGGAAGATGGTGGATCAGATAAACCTTCAACTGCGAATATACCAACTGATGTTCATCTAAATATCCGATTACCTGATGGTAGTAGCCTACGAGAGAAGTTTCCCGTGGCAGACACTCTAAGAATGGTTAAAGACTATGTGGATAGAAACCAATCAAGTGGCATGGGCTCTTATGATCTCGCCATTCCTTATCCTCGCAAGTTATTTGGTGATCAAGGTAGTGCAGATGTTTTAGACTTCGCAGGAAGTGTTGTTAACTTCTAACATTGCATTGCCTTCCCATATTAGGAGTGTTCCCTGTCTTTACAGTTTTGTTTATGAAAGTGCTGTAGGTTGATAAAGGAGTGTCACATCTGAAATGTCTGCCATTCACCACTATTGCTTTCCTCTTTGTCCACAGATTTGAGTAAATCTTTATTGGACTTGGGTCTGCTCAACAGACAAGCATTAGTAGTGGTTCCGCGTCAGAGAACCTCTGGTTTCCAGGGGCAAAGAACATCTGCTGACCAAATAAATTCTACACCTACTGAAGCCTCTACAGGAAGCAACGGGGGATATTTTGCATACATCAAAAGCTTTTTGTCCTATGTAAATCCTTTTTCTTATCTTGGCGGTGGTGCCAGCTCATCAACTACTGAACAGGAATCTCAAAGTGGCATTTGGGAATACAGTGAGTCTCTGAGCTGTTGATGCCAATTTGTTTATTCTGTGGGCCTAAGACCTTGGTCTAAAATGGTTATTCTATGACCACATTTTATATCTTCTAAACTTATTTAAGCAAATTATGCACGTGTGCATTATACATAGTCACACACACATACCTTGTTTATGTGTgtatggagagagagagagagaacaagtatatatatacactggTGAAGGAACAAGCAATTTATCTAGAACATAGACCTATTTGGTTCATGGAACAGGGACTAGAACATAGAATGCCACCTATTAGGTAGGTGCTATAATGGGTTACTTCTCTCTTTCATTATTTTGAGTggattcatttttaattttatattaattaggattttgataaatttagtTGTAGTCTTGATAAGCTAGTGAGCCAATTCTATAACACAAGCATTCCTAGGTacaattcttcttttttgcgTCTTGATTGGAGTAATTGTATATCTGTTACAGATCATGAATGTTCCAAAACTGGGATCGGGTGATCCAGTATGAAATTCTTAGGGTCAGGGTGAATTCTTGTGGCATACATatcattcattttgtttttcttatttgcaagaaaattgtTATGTTGAAATTTGTTAAATCAAGTATGGCCCTACTGGAATATTGTCTTGGCTTCTCATTCATTATGGCTTGGTTGAAATTGTAGGCCCAAATCCTACAATGCAGAATAACTTGGCTGGAACAATTAGGTCCTATTCACCCTACTCACCAAACGGAAGCACTTCAACCGTTAGGGATGGCAGCAGTAACAGACGACCCACAACCTCCCGATATGGCAGCAATATTCACACACTAAAACATGATGAAGATGATGGCCGTTTCAATGATAGAAATCCCTTCTGGAATGGAAATTCTACCCAGTATGGAGGTAATAGTGATGGCAAATAATCAGGGTCAGCTAGGTTTTTCTAGCAAGGTTTAGCACCTCCCTCAAATTAAGGTCAAAAGCATGATTCGTGCTCTTTATTACATGTATCTATGATGCCAAGTATGATCCCTTAATAGAATTTGATTGTATGTGAATAACTCCAGATTCATCGTGCATGGATCCACCATCTGATGTCTGGTTTTCTGCTAGTTCATACAGAAGGTATATCCAATAATAAATTCACACTTGGCAGTTCTTTTTCAGCTAATTCCTGTGCATATTTTCCTTAATGCCACATCAAGATGCCAgttgattaattttatttttcacttctttatgGAATGATAAAAACTAAAGAGGCAGCTTCTTTTATGATTGACTCCAGATTTGGTATATTGTATTTTTTGAAGAACATAACATTTTAAGCCATATGATGAGAAATTGAGAGGTGACTTTCTCATTTGAGGAGACTTCCAAACTGAGCTTTcaagttttatttttgaaagattatagataaattatataaattattaattttttttaaataacaaaatagaTGATCGCTTAGGGATGTCAACAGGTACCTGAGGTACCCTATCCGGTTACACCGGATGAGGGTATTTTATAAAAGGGTTCAGGTAGTGATTTCACTACCCGAATTAGGTTCGGGTACCATCCTTTGGGTATCCGTTATTCGAACCcgattaatatttattaatattttattattattttaataattaaattaaaaatttacaatttctATCAACTTtacaagtaattttttttggttaaaaattaacaaatatatgaaaagtatggttactctaattattaatatgatgatattaatgtatttaaattaagaaattattagattgttaattatgtttaaataatttgaatattatatcatattataaagaaatataattactattatatatgtacttttaatatacatatatttactttttgttttgtgttaacattataaaaattatgatttataaaattattagttataataTGTATaccattatttatataatcttataatatatatacttaaagaaagcttttgagattagaatagtCTTAGAacttaaatgtttttt is drawn from Theobroma cacao cultivar B97-61/B2 chromosome 4, Criollo_cocoa_genome_V2, whole genome shotgun sequence and contains these coding sequences:
- the LOC18602533 gene encoding plant UBX domain-containing protein 11 — protein: MERSECLSSLTYKGSIPEAILEAKNQKKLFVVYISGDDAESKNLEDSTWTDLKVKESLSKYCILLHIQGGSADTANFSAIYPQKSVPCITAIGYNGVQAWQSEGSVSAEVLASSLEKAWLSLHIQETTVTVLTAALASKKYETSTSGASTVRQSEHGSSSSNSVPSSTMNERSLGSKSAVSSGVIEENFVSENTVKEKNAESVDKGSSESFSTDNLANVVDEQGDASNEATRTMASSITVGPAVSVSENTSSPPEDGCLIPVKGINNQASVSSPVSAAEAEEAVQHEKDKGINDKEDGGSDKPSTANIPTDVHLNIRLPDGSSLREKFPVADTLRMVKDYVDRNQSSGMGSYDLAIPYPRKLFGDQDLSKSLLDLGLLNRQALVVVPRQRTSGFQGQRTSADQINSTPTEASTGSNGGYFAYIKSFLSYVNPFSYLGGGASSSTTEQESQSGIWEYSPNPTMQNNLAGTIRSYSPYSPNGSTSTVRDGSSNRRPTTSRYGSNIHTLKHDEDDGRFNDRNPFWNGNSTQYGGNSDGK